One window of Thermoanaerobacter uzonensis DSM 18761 genomic DNA carries:
- a CDS encoding TIGR03960 family B12-binding radical SAM protein: MNNLKDKIDALLMKVSKPTRYTGGELNSSIKNPEEVKVRFAFAFPDVYEVGMSHLGLRILYHLLNKREDVYCERVFAPWLDMEKLMRENDIPLFSLETKTPLDKFDFIGFTLQYELSYTNVINMLNLAGIPILSRDRKELPFVIAGGPCAYNPAPLSDVIDFFVMGEGEEVINEIIDAYIDWKERKGEREEFLQIVSQIKGVYVPKYYMEVYNQDGTIKEIRTIKKGVPEKVKKRIVKDFENVYHPEEQIVPFMDIVHDRIMLEIFRGCTRGCRFCQAGMIYRPVREKSKEKILVLADKLVKSTGYEEISLASLSTCDYSQIEELVERLIEKYKDKGVGVSIPSTRVDAVSINLLKEIQKVRKTGLTLAPEAGTQRLRDVINKGITEEDILEATKEAFSAGWTNVKLYFMIGLPTETMEDVEGIADLAYKIVNNYKEVKGNTKNLKVTISTSTFVPKPFTPFQWTAQNSIKEIMEKQDLLKKKLKSKVLKYNWHNPYMSFLEAVISRGDRKVGKAIIKAWEKGCKFDGWEEYFNYDNWEKAFKEVGVNPHFYANRERSLEEIFPWDVIDVGVDKRYLIREYKKSQEGRITLDCRLYCTGCGVKDFDEGVVCFEAPKK; this comes from the coding sequence ATGAATAACTTAAAGGATAAAATAGATGCTTTGCTTATGAAAGTAAGCAAACCTACAAGATACACAGGAGGAGAATTAAATTCTTCTATAAAAAATCCGGAGGAAGTCAAAGTAAGGTTTGCTTTTGCTTTTCCGGATGTATATGAAGTGGGAATGTCTCATTTGGGGCTTAGAATTTTATACCATCTTTTAAACAAAAGAGAAGACGTATATTGTGAAAGGGTTTTTGCACCATGGTTGGATATGGAAAAACTCATGAGGGAAAATGACATTCCTCTTTTTAGTTTAGAGACAAAAACCCCATTAGATAAATTTGACTTTATAGGTTTTACTCTTCAGTATGAATTAAGTTATACAAATGTAATAAATATGCTTAACTTAGCGGGTATTCCTATCCTATCAAGAGATAGGAAAGAGTTACCTTTTGTCATTGCTGGTGGACCCTGTGCGTATAACCCTGCTCCGTTATCTGACGTTATTGACTTTTTTGTAATGGGAGAAGGAGAAGAGGTCATAAATGAAATTATTGACGCTTATATAGATTGGAAGGAAAGGAAAGGAGAAAGAGAAGAATTTTTACAAATTGTTTCTCAAATCAAAGGAGTATATGTTCCTAAGTACTATATGGAAGTATACAATCAAGATGGAACGATAAAAGAGATAAGGACTATTAAAAAAGGAGTTCCTGAAAAAGTAAAGAAAAGAATAGTTAAAGATTTTGAAAATGTGTATCATCCTGAAGAGCAAATCGTTCCTTTTATGGACATAGTTCACGATAGAATAATGTTAGAAATCTTTAGAGGGTGTACACGAGGATGTAGATTTTGTCAAGCTGGGATGATATATAGGCCAGTGAGGGAAAAATCAAAGGAAAAAATTTTAGTTTTAGCGGACAAGCTTGTAAAATCTACAGGGTATGAGGAAATATCTTTAGCTTCTTTAAGTACTTGTGATTATTCTCAAATTGAAGAATTAGTCGAAAGGTTAATTGAGAAATATAAGGATAAGGGAGTTGGAGTTTCTATACCATCTACACGAGTAGATGCTGTATCTATAAATTTGTTAAAAGAAATACAAAAAGTTAGAAAAACAGGTCTTACTTTAGCACCAGAAGCTGGTACTCAAAGACTTAGAGACGTAATTAACAAAGGGATTACAGAAGAAGATATTTTAGAGGCGACAAAAGAGGCTTTTTCTGCAGGATGGACAAATGTCAAACTTTATTTTATGATAGGTCTCCCTACAGAGACGATGGAAGATGTGGAAGGGATAGCGGATTTGGCATATAAGATAGTAAATAATTACAAAGAAGTAAAAGGGAATACGAAGAATTTAAAAGTCACCATAAGCACTTCTACTTTTGTACCTAAACCTTTTACACCTTTTCAGTGGACGGCTCAAAACAGCATTAAAGAAATAATGGAAAAGCAAGATTTGCTAAAAAAGAAACTTAAGAGTAAAGTGTTAAAGTACAATTGGCACAATCCTTATATGAGTTTTTTAGAAGCTGTTATTTCGAGAGGAGATAGAAAAGTAGGAAAAGCTATAATAAAAGCGTGGGAAAAAGGATGCAAATTTGACGGATGGGAAGAATATTTTAATTATGACAACTGGGAAAAGGCTTTTAAGGAGGTAGGTGTAAATCCTCATTTTTATGCTAATAGAGAAAGAAGTTTAGAAGAAATATTTCCATGGGATGTAATAGACGTTGGGGTAGATAAAAGGTATTTGATTAGAGAATATAAAAAATCTCAAGAAGGAAGAATTACACTTGACTGCAGGCTTTATTGTACAGGTTGTGGAGTAAAGGATTTTGATGAGGGGGTAGTGTGTTTTGAAGCGCCTAAGAAATAA
- a CDS encoding M50 family metallopeptidase: MKFRGLEAKIHFSTFVFALLLLATGFIKELIAIFATVFVHECGHIYIAKKLKVDVLQVNIYPFGGIALLDSIVFIRPDLEVLVALAGPMSNIFFAFFGEFISQVLQIDMDYFIKANIAMAFFNLLPGLPLDGGRVLKSVLSYFISLRSAVATAVFSSYAISLVMLYFVLKGIFNWKLNVVYAFLSVLLVVAANKEKKASAFLQMRDLFRKKAEFYKKGLMGVHHIAVLEKETIANVIKSFIPAKYHVIIILDDKFREKYRITETQLFEYAVEHGLYLPIGEIIK, encoded by the coding sequence ATGAAATTTAGAGGGCTCGAAGCAAAAATACATTTTTCTACTTTTGTGTTTGCATTACTTTTACTTGCAACGGGATTTATAAAAGAATTAATTGCTATTTTTGCTACAGTTTTTGTTCACGAATGTGGACACATTTATATTGCCAAGAAACTGAAAGTAGACGTGCTACAAGTCAATATCTATCCTTTTGGAGGAATTGCTCTTTTGGACAGCATAGTGTTTATAAGACCAGACTTAGAAGTATTAGTTGCACTGGCAGGACCTATGTCCAATATTTTTTTTGCTTTTTTTGGAGAATTCATTTCACAAGTTTTACAAATAGATATGGATTATTTTATAAAAGCTAATATTGCAATGGCTTTTTTTAATTTACTGCCAGGGCTTCCTTTGGATGGAGGACGGGTTTTAAAAAGTGTTTTGTCGTATTTTATTAGCCTAAGAAGTGCTGTTGCGACTGCTGTTTTTTCTTCCTATGCTATTTCTCTCGTTATGTTATATTTTGTTCTAAAAGGCATATTCAATTGGAAGCTAAATGTTGTTTATGCTTTTTTATCGGTGTTACTAGTAGTGGCGGCAAATAAAGAGAAAAAGGCATCAGCTTTTTTGCAAATGAGAGATCTTTTTAGAAAAAAAGCAGAGTTCTATAAAAAAGGATTGATGGGGGTACATCACATAGCAGTATTAGAAAAGGAGACAATTGCAAATGTTATAAAAAGTTTTATACCTGCTAAATACCATGTTATAATAATATTAGACGACAAATTTAGGGAAAAATATAGAATAACCGAGACTCAGCTTTTTGAATATGCGGTAGAACATGGATTGTATTTACCAATTGGTGAGATTATAAAATGA
- a CDS encoding TIGR03936 family radical SAM-associated protein has product MKRLRNKYTKDERVKFISHLDILRVFQRALRRADIKVAFSQGFNPHPKISFGPALIVGATTDGDYMDIDLEEDISPEEFRKKMNEVLPPGIEIVESYEVELNDALSTKIKGAEYILQVNVKKSIKDIQNKIEEFMRKDVIEIEKESKNGRKMVNIRPYVLELKVIEEAEDYLKFYIKLTLGEGVPNPLHLLKALNDYIGDLFDMDSYKLHRKYMILE; this is encoded by the coding sequence TTGAAGCGCCTAAGAAATAAATATACAAAAGATGAAAGAGTCAAATTTATTTCCCATTTAGACATTTTGCGAGTATTTCAAAGGGCTTTGAGAAGAGCTGATATAAAAGTCGCTTTTTCACAAGGATTTAATCCCCATCCTAAAATTTCTTTTGGGCCTGCTCTTATAGTAGGTGCGACGACAGATGGGGATTATATGGATATAGATTTGGAAGAAGATATTTCTCCTGAAGAATTCAGAAAAAAGATGAACGAAGTGTTACCACCTGGTATTGAAATTGTGGAAAGCTATGAGGTAGAATTGAATGATGCGCTTTCTACAAAAATAAAAGGAGCAGAGTATATTTTGCAAGTCAATGTAAAAAAAAGTATTAAAGATATTCAAAATAAAATAGAAGAATTTATGAGAAAAGATGTAATTGAAATAGAAAAAGAGAGTAAAAACGGCAGGAAGATGGTAAATATAAGACCTTATGTTTTAGAGTTAAAAGTAATTGAAGAGGCCGAAGATTATTTGAAATTTTATATAAAATTAACATTAGGAGAGGGAGTTCCTAATCCTTTACATTTATTAAAGGCTTTGAATGATTACATTGGAGACTTGTTTGATATGGACTCTTATAAACTTCACAGAAAATATATGATTTTAGAATAA
- the minE gene encoding cell division topological specificity factor MinE, whose protein sequence is MDLFKSFGGKNTSKDIAKERLQLLLVHDRADVSPKFLEMIKEDILNVISNYVDIDEAGLNVEITKEKRSDNTYMPALHANIPIKKMKQVIR, encoded by the coding sequence GTGGATTTATTTAAATCTTTTGGAGGGAAAAACACCAGTAAAGATATAGCAAAAGAGAGGTTACAACTTTTATTGGTCCATGATAGGGCGGATGTTTCTCCTAAATTTTTGGAAATGATAAAAGAAGACATATTAAACGTTATTTCTAATTACGTGGATATTGATGAAGCAGGACTAAATGTAGAAATTACAAAAGAAAAAAGAAGTGACAACACTTACATGCCTGCTCTTCATGCGAATATTCCTATAAAGAAAATGAAGCAGGTGATAAGATAA
- the minD gene encoding septum site-determining protein MinD, with protein sequence MSEAIVITSGKGGVGKTTSTANIGTYLAMKGYKVALVDTDIGLRNLDVVMGLENRIVYDIVDVVEGQCRLKQALIKDKRFDGLYLLPAAQTRDKSAVTPEQMQKLIGDLKEEFDYILVDCPAGIEQGFKNAIAGADRAIVITTPEVSAVRDADRIIGLLEAAELHNPMLVINRIKMDMVKRGDMMDIEDIIDILAIDLLGVIPDDENIIISSNKGEPIVMDERSLAGQAYRNLVERLLGNNVPLINLDIGNGFMDRLKKLFKLA encoded by the coding sequence ATGAGCGAAGCAATAGTTATAACTTCTGGAAAAGGTGGAGTTGGAAAAACTACTTCTACCGCAAATATTGGTACATACCTTGCTATGAAAGGTTATAAAGTTGCTTTAGTCGATACTGATATAGGCTTAAGAAATCTTGATGTAGTGATGGGATTGGAAAATAGAATTGTGTATGATATTGTTGATGTAGTAGAGGGGCAGTGCAGATTAAAGCAAGCTTTGATAAAGGACAAAAGGTTTGATGGTTTATATCTTTTACCTGCCGCTCAAACAAGAGATAAATCTGCTGTTACTCCAGAGCAAATGCAAAAATTAATAGGAGATTTGAAAGAGGAATTTGACTATATATTAGTAGATTGTCCTGCAGGTATTGAACAAGGATTTAAAAATGCAATTGCAGGTGCTGATAGAGCAATTGTTATAACTACTCCAGAAGTTTCAGCGGTTAGAGATGCTGATAGGATTATAGGACTTTTGGAGGCGGCGGAACTTCACAATCCTATGTTAGTTATAAATAGGATTAAAATGGATATGGTCAAAAGAGGAGATATGATGGACATTGAAGATATTATAGATATTTTAGCTATTGACCTTTTAGGTGTCATTCCTGATGATGAAAATATAATTATTTCTTCCAATAAAGGTGAACCGATTGTTATGGATGAGAGGTCATTAGCAGGACAAGCTTATAGAAACTTGGTGGAAAGACTTTTAGGGAATAATGTGCCTTTAATTAACCTTGATATAGGAAATGGATTTATGGATAGACTCAAAAAGCTTTTTAAGCTGGCTTAG
- a CDS encoding M23 family metallopeptidase, which produces MKYQRIPYYFPKKFNTYKKYAELFENQLIISLVLLGMILLFKAVDVPIANSFINATKSVLSYNMNYENTKKGLKLVQSKIPWLKESVIKVFSPTEEKTSENKTSSDVSQAFIKMIAPVTGKVTSGFGMRVDPITNQLTNHTGIDIDVPIGTEVKAALDGVVMLVEEQNQDFGKVIVLRHANDVRTVYAHLSEILVKEGDQVKQGDVIGKTGDTGKTTAPHLHFEVWENGKPVDPLTKVVIGDAASEGAK; this is translated from the coding sequence ATGAAATACCAACGAATTCCTTATTATTTTCCCAAAAAATTTAACACTTATAAAAAGTATGCAGAGCTATTTGAGAATCAATTAATTATTTCATTAGTTTTATTAGGAATGATTTTGCTTTTTAAAGCAGTTGACGTGCCTATAGCCAACTCTTTTATAAATGCTACTAAAAGTGTGCTAAGTTATAATATGAATTACGAAAACACAAAAAAAGGGTTAAAATTAGTTCAAAGTAAGATTCCTTGGCTCAAAGAGAGTGTGATAAAAGTTTTTTCTCCCACTGAAGAAAAAACTTCAGAAAATAAAACTTCTTCTGATGTTTCTCAGGCTTTTATCAAAATGATTGCGCCTGTTACTGGGAAGGTAACCTCTGGGTTTGGAATGAGAGTTGATCCAATTACAAATCAATTGACAAATCATACTGGTATTGATATAGACGTTCCTATTGGAACAGAAGTGAAAGCAGCATTAGATGGGGTAGTAATGTTAGTGGAGGAGCAAAACCAGGATTTCGGAAAAGTCATAGTTTTAAGGCATGCTAATGATGTAAGGACTGTCTATGCTCATTTATCAGAAATTTTAGTGAAAGAAGGAGACCAAGTAAAACAAGGGGATGTAATTGGAAAGACAGGCGATACTGGAAAGACAACTGCTCCTCACTTGCATTTTGAAGTTTGGGAAAATGGCAAGCCAGTAGACCCCTTGACAAAGGTTGTTATAGGGGATGCTGCCAGTGAAGGCGCAAAATGA
- the mgsA gene encoding methylglyoxal synthase — protein sequence MNIALIAHDQKKELMVNFAIAYKHIFEKCNIYATGHTGQLIKDATGLNVNCLLPGPLGGDQQIGAMIAENKIDMVIFLRDPLTAQPHEPDILALLRVCDVHSIPLATNIATAEVLLKGMEQGLLEWREIVE from the coding sequence ATGAATATAGCTTTGATAGCCCATGACCAAAAAAAAGAACTTATGGTGAATTTCGCAATTGCTTATAAGCATATCTTTGAAAAATGCAATATATACGCAACAGGCCATACAGGACAACTTATCAAAGATGCGACAGGCCTAAATGTAAATTGCCTTTTACCCGGCCCTCTTGGTGGAGACCAACAGATTGGTGCAATGATTGCTGAAAACAAGATTGATATGGTGATTTTTTTAAGAGACCCACTTACGGCTCAACCCCATGAACCAGATATTTTGGCTCTGCTTAGAGTTTGTGATGTGCATTCTATTCCATTGGCGACTAATATCGCTACTGCAGAAGTTTTATTGAAAGGGATGGAGCAAGGACTTTTAGAGTGGAGAGAAATAGTGGAATAA
- the minC gene encoding septum site-determining protein MinC → MIKEAIKIQGTKEGLVIVLEEDVDIETLKEKIVNRIEKSLKFFEGATLTVRVKSLSVKEEKLQELKDFIFEKYGIEVRVKNFQEKHIKNVTDDEIFNGLEEGITKFHKGTVRSGQVVKYHGNLVIIGDVNPGGLVQAAGNIVVMGTLRGIAHAGFTGNKEAVIVASSLRAMQLRIANIISRAPDKDDASDYPEIAVVKKGKIIVKTLYHLNDLW, encoded by the coding sequence ATGATAAAAGAAGCGATAAAAATTCAGGGGACAAAAGAAGGACTGGTAATTGTATTAGAAGAGGATGTAGATATTGAAACACTAAAAGAGAAAATAGTGAATAGAATTGAGAAATCTCTTAAGTTTTTTGAGGGTGCGACTCTTACTGTGAGAGTAAAAAGTTTAAGTGTCAAAGAAGAGAAATTACAAGAATTAAAAGATTTTATTTTTGAAAAATACGGTATTGAGGTGCGGGTAAAAAATTTTCAAGAAAAGCATATAAAAAATGTGACAGATGACGAAATATTTAATGGGTTAGAAGAGGGGATAACAAAATTTCATAAAGGGACTGTTAGGTCTGGACAAGTTGTAAAATACCATGGTAATCTTGTAATAATTGGGGATGTGAATCCTGGAGGATTAGTACAAGCTGCCGGTAATATAGTTGTTATGGGGACGTTAAGGGGGATAGCTCATGCGGGATTTACTGGCAATAAAGAGGCTGTAATCGTAGCTTCTTCCCTAAGAGCAATGCAGCTTAGAATAGCTAATATCATTTCTAGGGCTCCAGATAAAGATGATGCCAGTGATTATCCCGAAATTGCAGTTGTTAAAAAAGGTAAAATTATTGTAAAAACGCTTTACCATCTCAATGATTTATGGTAA
- the rodA gene encoding rod shape-determining protein RodA, protein MFDKKLLKNLDWGLLIVVLLISIYSVIVVTSASHAIQTGSYKKVIVQSAAILIGLISILLICLFDYNILAKFSTFIYILNLFGLVLVLAIGKISNGAQSWISLGPVDIQPSEFSKLALVLTLSNMFSKTEEIKTFKELLWPMVYVGIPFVAVMLQPDLGTGLVFIAIFLAIIYISGIRTKVLAQLFTLGIALLPIGYKLLKPYQRNRLLSFLNPELDPMGTGYHVIQSKIAIGSGMFWGKGLFHGSQTQLYYLPEAWTDFIFSVVGEELGFIGASILIVLYAIMLYKAWKIAYNAKDKYGRLVAVGIIAMFAFHLFENIGMTIGIMPITGIPLPFMSYGGSAMVVDLMAIGLLENISMRRQKINF, encoded by the coding sequence GTGTTTGATAAAAAACTTTTAAAAAACCTTGACTGGGGACTTTTGATTGTTGTGCTTTTAATCTCTATATATAGCGTTATTGTAGTGACAAGTGCTTCTCATGCAATTCAGACGGGTTCCTACAAAAAAGTTATTGTTCAGTCTGCGGCAATTTTAATAGGGCTTATTTCTATCCTCCTAATATGTCTTTTTGATTATAATATTCTTGCTAAGTTTTCTACTTTTATATATATTCTCAACCTTTTTGGTCTTGTGCTAGTTTTAGCGATAGGAAAGATAAGTAATGGTGCACAAAGCTGGATAAGTTTAGGGCCTGTGGATATTCAACCTTCTGAATTTTCTAAGTTAGCATTAGTGCTAACTTTATCAAATATGTTTAGCAAGACGGAAGAAATAAAAACTTTTAAAGAACTTTTGTGGCCAATGGTTTATGTAGGAATTCCTTTTGTTGCAGTGATGCTGCAGCCAGATTTAGGGACAGGGCTTGTATTTATTGCAATTTTTTTAGCCATAATATATATCTCGGGGATAAGGACAAAGGTATTAGCACAGCTTTTTACTTTAGGGATTGCCCTGCTGCCTATTGGGTACAAACTATTAAAACCTTACCAGAGAAATAGACTTTTATCCTTTTTAAATCCGGAACTGGACCCGATGGGAACAGGTTACCATGTGATTCAGTCTAAAATTGCTATCGGTTCAGGAATGTTTTGGGGGAAGGGGCTTTTTCATGGCAGCCAAACTCAGCTCTATTATCTTCCAGAAGCCTGGACAGACTTTATTTTTTCTGTTGTAGGGGAAGAATTAGGTTTTATAGGTGCATCTATACTAATAGTTCTCTATGCCATTATGTTGTATAAAGCTTGGAAGATTGCTTATAATGCTAAGGACAAATATGGAAGGCTGGTGGCCGTAGGGATTATTGCCATGTTTGCATTTCACCTCTTCGAAAATATAGGGATGACTATTGGAATAATGCCAATCACAGGTATTCCTCTTCCATTTATGAGTTATGGTGGAAGTGCAATGGTGGTAGATTTAATGGCTATAGGGCTTTTAGAAAATATAAGCATGAGAAGGCAAAAGATAAACTTTTAG
- a CDS encoding penicillin-binding protein 2 yields MKVISLNESLKKKFYTFGAIIIALLVVLVSRLVYLQLIKGDYYRDISMRQAIRLIPIDAPRGEIVDRYGIKLATNRPSFSVNIIKGEVVDSHLNETILKLMDILTKNNVKYKDDLPIYLDENGNPYFNFKNSDELSVKEETLKAREKAWKKANNIPENATAKETWDILIKKFKIPKDMDPIEARKIMVVRQLMEEQGYNQYQPVEIAVDIDQKTIAEIEERHLELPGIMINVKPVRYYPYGTLLSQTLGYIGRITQEDLKNLDMTKYKLTDLVGHSGLEALYEKYLKGKDGGQQVVVDNYGRLIKNLGTEPPVPGDKIFLTIDKNIQEAAEQSLLTTMQNIREGKYGKKYPNANIGAAVVVDIHTGKILALASVPGFDPNIFATGNPPASIVKELFKARNATVEPSPVFNYATQGAVPPGSTFKMVVALAALESGVTTVDEKYLDPGIYPYTKQTNWLWNEYHRTQGWVNVSDAIKYSVDTYFYEMGRRMGIDKIIEYAKKFGLDERTGIEIYETKGIIASPQYKREYYLGLIKSMVKTDTNPDGVITEEQYQKIVKIIDSGNLSDYNTFLQLGKMGIEDPRLQRKLWELMYYAKHWSLTDTCSAAIGQGDNQFTPLEIASYISTLVNGGTRYKLHLVDKIMTADGKIIEETKPQVLDRIDIPEKYLNAIKLGMRGVTERGGTASAAFNGFPITVGGKTGTAEVGIKGRDNYAWFVGFAPYDKPQIAVVAVIYQGGAGSYAAYVARDIFDAYFGLSKDSSSETFKEINSPLR; encoded by the coding sequence TTGAAGGTGATATCTTTGAATGAGAGCCTTAAAAAAAAGTTTTATACCTTTGGAGCCATTATCATTGCACTTCTTGTTGTTTTAGTTTCACGTTTAGTTTATTTACAGCTGATAAAAGGCGACTATTACAGAGATATATCAATGCGGCAAGCAATTAGACTTATACCTATCGATGCTCCTCGTGGAGAAATTGTTGATAGATATGGAATAAAATTAGCCACAAACAGACCAAGCTTTTCTGTAAATATTATAAAAGGAGAAGTGGTTGATAGTCACCTTAACGAGACTATATTGAAATTAATGGATATTTTAACAAAAAATAATGTAAAATATAAAGACGATTTGCCTATCTATTTAGATGAAAATGGAAACCCTTATTTCAATTTTAAAAATTCAGATGAACTATCAGTAAAAGAAGAAACTTTGAAAGCTCGAGAAAAGGCGTGGAAAAAAGCTAATAATATACCAGAAAATGCTACTGCTAAAGAAACCTGGGATATTTTAATAAAGAAATTTAAAATACCTAAGGATATGGATCCAATAGAAGCAAGGAAAATAATGGTTGTACGTCAATTAATGGAAGAACAAGGATATAATCAATATCAACCAGTAGAAATAGCTGTGGATATAGACCAAAAAACGATTGCTGAAATTGAGGAAAGACATTTAGAATTACCAGGAATTATGATAAATGTAAAACCTGTGAGATATTATCCTTATGGAACTCTATTATCCCAAACATTAGGTTATATTGGTCGAATTACCCAAGAAGATTTAAAAAATTTAGATATGACTAAATATAAGCTTACAGATTTGGTTGGACATTCCGGACTAGAAGCATTATATGAAAAGTATTTAAAAGGAAAAGATGGTGGTCAACAAGTTGTAGTAGATAATTATGGAAGATTAATAAAAAATTTAGGGACAGAACCACCTGTACCAGGGGACAAAATATTTTTAACTATTGATAAGAACATTCAAGAGGCAGCAGAACAATCTCTCCTCACAACTATGCAAAATATAAGAGAAGGTAAATATGGGAAAAAGTATCCAAATGCTAATATTGGAGCTGCAGTAGTTGTAGATATTCATACAGGGAAGATTTTGGCATTAGCCAGTGTTCCTGGTTTTGATCCAAATATTTTTGCTACAGGGAATCCTCCTGCCAGTATTGTAAAGGAACTTTTTAAAGCCAGAAATGCAACAGTTGAACCTAGCCCTGTTTTCAATTATGCGACACAAGGAGCAGTACCTCCAGGTTCAACATTTAAAATGGTAGTAGCTTTAGCAGCTTTGGAAAGTGGTGTTACAACAGTAGATGAGAAATATTTAGATCCTGGCATTTATCCTTATACAAAACAGACTAACTGGCTGTGGAATGAATATCATCGGACACAAGGCTGGGTAAATGTATCAGACGCAATTAAATATTCAGTTGACACATATTTTTATGAAATGGGAAGAAGAATGGGAATAGATAAAATAATAGAATATGCTAAAAAATTTGGATTAGATGAGAGAACAGGAATTGAAATATATGAGACAAAGGGCATAATTGCAAGCCCTCAATATAAAAGAGAGTATTACCTTGGGCTTATAAAATCAATGGTAAAAACAGATACAAATCCAGATGGAGTGATAACAGAGGAACAATATCAAAAGATTGTAAAAATCATTGATTCGGGAAATTTAAGTGACTATAATACCTTTTTGCAATTGGGAAAAATGGGCATAGAAGATCCCAGGCTTCAAAGAAAATTATGGGAACTGATGTATTATGCAAAACACTGGAGTCTAACGGATACATGCAGTGCTGCAATAGGTCAAGGTGATAATCAGTTTACTCCCTTAGAAATTGCAAGTTATATATCTACTTTGGTGAATGGCGGTACTAGATATAAACTTCATCTGGTGGACAAAATTATGACTGCTGATGGTAAAATTATTGAGGAAACAAAACCACAAGTTTTAGATAGAATCGATATTCCAGAAAAATATCTTAATGCAATAAAGTTAGGAATGAGGGGAGTAACCGAAAGAGGGGGAACTGCAAGCGCTGCTTTTAATGGATTCCCTATCACTGTAGGGGGAAAAACCGGAACGGCAGAAGTAGGTATTAAAGGAAGAGATAACTATGCATGGTTTGTAGGTTTTGCGCCTTATGACAAACCCCAGATTGCCGTTGTTGCTGTCATATATCAAGGTGGGGCAGGTTCTTATGCGGCTTATGTAGCGAGAGATATATTCGATGCATATTTTGGCTTGAGTAAAGACAGTTCAAGTGAGACTTTTAAGGAGATAAATTCCCCACTAAGATAA